A window from Neobacillus sp. PS3-40 encodes these proteins:
- a CDS encoding DoxX family protein: MLLKNEIGALILRVTLGALFLIHGIVKFQGGIENIVGWFESIGLPGFMAYGVALVEIIGGVALIIGLAPRLVSALFALLMIGATLKVKLSVGLLGNGQMAGYELDLAFLAIAVYLAVNGSRLLSVSRLIFQEDSNEF, from the coding sequence ATGTTGTTAAAGAACGAAATCGGAGCACTTATTTTACGAGTAACATTAGGGGCATTATTTCTAATTCATGGAATTGTAAAGTTTCAAGGTGGAATTGAAAATATTGTTGGATGGTTTGAAAGTATTGGATTACCAGGGTTTATGGCATATGGAGTAGCATTGGTTGAAATCATTGGCGGCGTTGCCTTAATCATTGGATTGGCGCCGAGACTTGTATCGGCATTGTTTGCATTACTAATGATTGGAGCAACACTAAAAGTTAAACTATCAGTTGGTTTATTAGGAAACGGACAAATGGCAGGATATGAGTTAGATTTGGCATTCTTAGCAATAGCAGTTTATCTAGCAGTCAATGGAAGCAGGCTATTATCAGTTAGTCGATTGATTTTTCAAGAAGATTCAAATGAGTTTTAA
- the hprK gene encoding HPr(Ser) kinase/phosphatase gives MESAIQVKSLTIEDLVRKFSLKVLTGENQLQRPIRQSRCHRPGLEFVGHFDFFPTERVQILGRKEITYLHKLSIEERQLRIGNIVKYHPPCFIVTAEQKGLTYITQYCIEEGIPLLLTNEPQVSATEFITELDAYMVKRLAPEISVHGVCISVYGIGILLRGKSGVGKSETAHTMIGRGHRLVADDIVVIKKLSPRTILATHNEQTKEFLALRSVGLLNVVRLYGRKAFQDETKIDLDIELTKWQKDSLNNELEHEPSYTEYMGVRVPHIEIQLQPGRDVAGLIEAAANNWLLKKEGYSAAEEFMRRLESNSGWN, from the coding sequence ATGGAGAGTGCTATACAAGTGAAAAGTTTAACTATTGAAGATTTAGTTCGAAAGTTTTCATTGAAAGTATTGACTGGAGAAAATCAATTACAACGACCAATTAGGCAATCAAGGTGTCATCGTCCGGGTTTGGAATTCGTTGGCCACTTTGATTTTTTTCCAACTGAACGTGTACAAATACTTGGAAGAAAAGAAATTACTTATTTACATAAGTTAAGCATAGAGGAGCGTCAGTTGCGAATAGGTAATATCGTCAAGTACCATCCACCTTGTTTTATCGTTACTGCTGAACAGAAAGGGCTAACATATATAACTCAGTATTGTATAGAAGAGGGAATCCCGTTGTTGCTTACAAACGAGCCTCAAGTGTCAGCTACTGAATTTATTACGGAACTTGATGCTTATATGGTAAAAAGATTGGCTCCGGAAATCTCAGTACACGGGGTTTGTATTAGTGTGTATGGTATAGGCATCTTACTTCGAGGAAAATCAGGTGTTGGCAAAAGCGAAACAGCACACACAATGATTGGCAGAGGTCATAGACTAGTAGCTGATGATATCGTTGTGATAAAAAAACTCAGCCCACGAACCATCCTCGCTACTCATAATGAGCAAACAAAGGAATTTCTTGCATTGCGAAGTGTTGGGCTGCTAAATGTTGTCCGCTTATATGGAAGAAAAGCGTTTCAGGATGAAACGAAGATTGATCTCGATATTGAACTGACAAAATGGCAGAAAGATTCCCTTAATAATGAGTTGGAGCACGAACCTTCATATACAGAATATATGGGCGTTCGAGTTCCTCATATTGAGATTCAGCTCCAACCTGGCCGTGATGTGGCGGGGTTAATTGAAGCTGCAGCAAATAACTGGCTTCTGAAGAAGGAAGGATACAGTGCAGCAGAGGAGTTCATGAGACGACTAGAATCTAATTCTGGTTGGAATTAA
- the mqo gene encoding malate dehydrogenase (quinone): MSNNPSKVDAILIGTGIMSATLGVLLKELAPDWNITMFERLEAAGEESSNERNNSGTGHAALCEMNYTTEQPDGTIDIDAAIRINERFQLSRQLWAYLVDRKLIDNPHSFITGLPHISFVKGEKNVAYLKKRFAALANHPLFQGVEFSDDPGQLNEWFPLIMKDRSANEPVAATKIADGTDVNYGALARAMCDHLAKENANIKYNHNVEDIKRTADGSWEVKVRNLKSGMIEKHTSKFVFIGGGGGSLPLLQKTGIPEGKHIGGFPISGQYLECNNPKVVEQHYAKVYGKNPDGAPHMVVPHLDTRVIDGKRTLIFGPFAGFSPKFLKTGSKMDLFASIKADNLITMLAAGVKNIPLMQYLIQQLRLTKEQRMEELREFFPCAKDEDWELKTGGQRVQVIKDTSAGKGMIQFSNTEIVHSSDGSLAALLGGSPGASTSVSDMLRLIEECFPQQLNAWKPKIKKMIPSYGEQLSDRPELVAEIQSSTMRVLDLN, translated from the coding sequence ATGAGTAACAACCCATCCAAAGTAGACGCTATTTTAATTGGCACTGGGATTATGAGTGCTACCTTGGGCGTACTGCTCAAGGAATTAGCACCTGATTGGAACATTACAATGTTCGAGCGGCTTGAAGCAGCCGGCGAAGAAAGCTCTAACGAGCGGAATAATTCAGGAACGGGACATGCCGCATTATGCGAAATGAATTATACAACCGAACAACCTGACGGCACAATAGATATAGATGCCGCAATCAGAATAAATGAGCGCTTTCAATTGTCAAGGCAACTTTGGGCTTATCTGGTTGATCGCAAATTGATCGATAATCCACATAGTTTTATTACAGGTCTGCCTCATATTAGTTTTGTAAAAGGCGAAAAAAATGTCGCATATTTAAAAAAACGGTTTGCAGCGTTAGCTAACCACCCATTGTTTCAAGGAGTGGAGTTCTCTGATGATCCTGGCCAGCTAAATGAATGGTTTCCACTTATTATGAAAGATCGGTCAGCGAATGAACCTGTTGCAGCAACGAAAATCGCTGATGGAACAGACGTTAACTACGGGGCTCTGGCTCGTGCGATGTGCGATCATTTGGCGAAGGAAAATGCGAATATCAAGTACAATCACAATGTAGAGGATATAAAGCGCACCGCAGACGGCTCATGGGAAGTGAAAGTTCGCAACCTTAAAAGCGGGATGATTGAAAAACATACATCGAAGTTTGTTTTTATCGGTGGTGGCGGTGGCAGTTTACCTTTGCTGCAAAAGACCGGCATTCCCGAAGGAAAACACATAGGAGGATTCCCGATCAGCGGGCAATATTTGGAATGTAATAATCCCAAGGTAGTAGAGCAGCATTATGCGAAAGTATATGGTAAAAATCCAGATGGAGCCCCGCATATGGTAGTTCCGCATCTGGATACACGAGTTATCGATGGCAAAAGAACGTTGATTTTTGGACCATTTGCTGGCTTCTCACCTAAATTCCTTAAAACAGGTTCAAAGATGGATTTATTTGCCTCAATCAAGGCGGACAATCTGATTACGATGCTGGCTGCAGGTGTAAAAAATATACCTTTGATGCAATACCTGATCCAGCAATTGAGGCTAACGAAAGAACAACGGATGGAAGAACTACGAGAATTCTTCCCCTGCGCAAAAGACGAAGATTGGGAATTGAAAACTGGAGGTCAACGAGTGCAGGTGATTAAAGATACGTCGGCCGGAAAAGGAATGATTCAATTTAGCAATACGGAAATTGTTCACTCCTCGGATGGATCGTTGGCTGCGTTACTCGGTGGTTCCCCAGGAGCTTCGACATCAGTTTCAGACATGCTTAGATTAATTGAAGAATGCTTCCCACAACAGCTTAATGCCTGGAAACCAAAAATAAAAAAAATGATTCCTTCTTATGGTGAACAGTTATCCGATAGACCTGAACTTGTTGCCGAGATTCAATCATCGACAATGCGGGTGCTTGACTTGAATTAG
- a CDS encoding DUF4317 domain-containing protein, translating into MNKKDIANIRKQFKVNNHLMSIKEIFNVYVQKESGEFYHHVSQPFGMLEQETQELFLTNFKKVLTGILDAKLFELKFKRDVDESTQTILFEGLRSDTTEDWKENMLEIVRKMFAHTVYEFDTVVTFIRAEYRKPTRKRDLESEGGGDEEVYSNEFILCSLNKTDQPKKALMFDYIEKEFKSYNVFDPIINLESPLSGFLFPTFDDNAANANHILYCAGKANQPDGRFIEEVLNCEEIITAQEDKDSFDLILKEVIGDQVNPQIISNVYEEIDKMIVENAENEESETPKLDYRDIERILTVSGVENVETAKVEHAFKAIVDDEKHEIKASSLVPKNIKINTKVADVSINPKDLKYVKYITYQGKRCLLLEVDEEVVVEGFRLETSTL; encoded by the coding sequence ATGAATAAAAAAGATATCGCTAATATCCGTAAACAGTTTAAAGTAAACAATCATCTTATGAGCATTAAAGAGATCTTCAATGTTTATGTTCAGAAAGAATCAGGTGAGTTTTATCATCATGTCAGTCAGCCTTTTGGAATGTTAGAGCAGGAAACACAAGAATTATTTTTGACAAATTTCAAAAAGGTATTAACAGGTATTCTGGATGCTAAATTATTTGAACTGAAATTCAAGAGGGATGTGGATGAAAGTACACAAACCATACTTTTTGAAGGATTACGATCAGATACAACAGAAGATTGGAAAGAAAATATGCTCGAAATCGTCAGGAAAATGTTTGCTCACACTGTTTATGAATTTGATACAGTTGTGACCTTTATCCGCGCGGAATATCGAAAACCAACGCGGAAGCGAGATCTGGAATCAGAAGGAGGAGGGGATGAAGAGGTCTATTCAAACGAGTTTATCCTATGCAGCCTTAATAAAACGGATCAACCAAAAAAAGCCTTAATGTTTGATTATATTGAGAAGGAATTTAAATCGTATAATGTCTTTGATCCAATTATTAATTTAGAATCTCCATTGTCAGGATTCCTGTTCCCGACTTTTGATGATAATGCTGCAAATGCGAACCACATTCTTTATTGTGCTGGAAAAGCGAATCAACCAGATGGAAGATTTATTGAAGAGGTTCTCAATTGCGAAGAAATTATAACTGCACAGGAAGATAAGGACAGCTTCGATCTAATCCTAAAAGAAGTGATCGGAGATCAAGTCAACCCCCAGATTATTTCGAATGTTTATGAGGAAATCGATAAGATGATAGTAGAGAATGCGGAGAATGAGGAAAGCGAAACTCCAAAGTTGGATTATCGAGACATTGAACGTATCTTAACGGTTAGCGGGGTAGAAAATGTAGAGACAGCCAAAGTGGAACATGCCTTCAAAGCCATAGTTGATGATGAAAAACATGAAATCAAAGCAAGTAGTTTAGTTCCTAAAAATATAAAGATCAATACAAAGGTAGCTGATGTATCCATTAACCCGAAGGACTTGAAATATGTAAAATATATTACCTACCAAGGGAAACGGTGTTTATTATTGGAGGTCGATGAAGAAGTGGTCGTCGAAGGCTTTCGATTGGAAACGAGTACACTTTAA
- a CDS encoding MarR family transcriptional regulator, whose protein sequence is MERKCTNLPFLNLMQTSKAIHERIKEEIAKNKLSITEFSVLEVLYQKGKQTIQQIGNCILISSGSMTYVIDKLEQRGFLSRNACPDDRRVIHVILTDYGNEMMNEIMPKYHEFVHHMFDSLDSDEAETLVKLLKKVRNKV, encoded by the coding sequence ATGGAGAGGAAATGCACGAATTTGCCCTTTCTCAACTTAATGCAAACATCTAAAGCCATTCATGAACGAATAAAGGAAGAAATAGCAAAAAATAAGCTAAGTATTACTGAATTTTCGGTTTTGGAAGTACTTTATCAAAAAGGGAAACAAACAATTCAACAAATCGGAAATTGCATATTGATTTCAAGCGGTTCGATGACCTATGTTATAGATAAGCTTGAACAAAGAGGTTTTTTGAGCCGAAATGCTTGTCCAGATGACCGCCGAGTTATACATGTGATATTAACCGATTATGGAAATGAAATGATGAATGAAATCATGCCTAAATATCATGAGTTCGTTCATCATATGTTTGATTCGTTAGATTCTGATGAGGCCGAGACATTGGTGAAGCTTTTGAAAAAGGTAAGAAATAAAGTTTAA
- a CDS encoding DoxX family protein, with translation MINIGLLIIRLVIGVLFIGHGAQKLFGWFGGYGLKGTGGWFESIGMKPGVTMALLAGLAELLGGILFALGLLTPLAGIIIAGTMVIAIVKVHGPNGLWATSNGYEYNLILLAVSIGIALVGPGQYALDAFLF, from the coding sequence ATGATAAATATTGGTTTATTAATTATTCGTTTGGTAATTGGCGTATTGTTCATCGGGCATGGTGCTCAAAAATTGTTTGGTTGGTTCGGTGGCTATGGTTTAAAAGGTACAGGTGGCTGGTTTGAATCCATAGGAATGAAACCAGGAGTAACCATGGCTCTTTTAGCAGGACTAGCAGAACTTTTAGGAGGAATTTTGTTCGCTTTAGGACTCTTAACTCCTTTAGCAGGAATTATAATTGCTGGAACAATGGTTATTGCTATCGTAAAAGTACATGGTCCAAACGGATTATGGGCAACATCAAATGGATATGAATATAACTTAATTTTACTTGCTGTTTCTATTGGGATTGCTTTAGTAGGTCCCGGTCAATATGCTCTAGATGCATTTTTATTTTAA
- a CDS encoding MerR family transcriptional regulator, whose translation MTYSISEVAKELDLTVYALRYYDKEGLIPFVERTPSGTRLFKESDIEALKIIQCLKSTGMPIKEIKGFITWCSEGDSTLQQRYDLFLERKAAVEAQLEELNKTMELINHKCNYYMAALDAGTEDIHKK comes from the coding sequence ATGACATATTCTATAAGCGAAGTTGCAAAAGAATTAGATCTCACAGTCTATGCCTTACGATACTACGACAAGGAGGGACTAATCCCTTTTGTGGAACGGACCCCTAGTGGAACCCGATTATTTAAAGAATCCGATATTGAAGCATTAAAAATTATTCAATGTCTAAAATCTACCGGGATGCCTATTAAGGAAATTAAAGGTTTCATTACATGGTGTTCTGAGGGCGATTCCACCTTGCAGCAAAGATATGACTTGTTCTTGGAGCGAAAAGCTGCTGTAGAAGCACAGTTGGAAGAACTGAATAAGACAATGGAACTCATAAATCATAAATGCAACTATTATATGGCTGCATTAGATGCAGGAACGGAAGATATTCATAAAAAATAG
- a CDS encoding NAD(P)-dependent alcohol dehydrogenase yields the protein MITAKARAVDGPDKPFRVAEIKRRDLDLHDVLIEIKYAGICHSDIHTAHGEWGPVNYPLVPGHEIAGIVTDVGAEVTKYKVGDRVGVGCMVDSCGECENCRKGEEQYCLKGNVPTYAGVDKYGEPTQGGYSTHIVVTEGFVVRIPDNIGLDVAAPLLCAGITTYSPLNHWGAGPGKKVAVVGMGGLGHMAVKIAHAMGAEVTVLSRTLNKKDDGLQFGADNYYATNDLETFEKLAGTFDLIINTVSAKIDLNAYLSLLTLDGTLVNVGAPAEPLSLNVFSLIGHRRSFAGSMIGGIRETQEMLEFCAKYNIVPNIEVVSADQIDKAYERVLASDVKYRFVIDISTM from the coding sequence ATGATAACAGCTAAAGCGCGAGCAGTCGACGGTCCAGACAAACCGTTTAGAGTTGCTGAAATTAAAAGACGTGACCTTGATTTACATGATGTTCTAATTGAAATTAAATATGCAGGCATATGTCATTCTGACATCCATACTGCTCACGGCGAATGGGGTCCAGTGAACTATCCGCTTGTACCTGGACACGAGATTGCGGGAATTGTCACAGATGTTGGAGCTGAGGTAACAAAGTACAAAGTCGGTGACCGAGTCGGGGTTGGTTGCATGGTTGACTCCTGTGGTGAATGTGAGAACTGCCGTAAAGGAGAGGAACAATACTGTCTAAAAGGAAATGTCCCTACCTACGCTGGTGTTGACAAATACGGTGAACCAACTCAAGGTGGTTATTCTACCCATATTGTTGTAACTGAGGGCTTTGTAGTTAGAATTCCAGATAATATTGGGCTTGACGTCGCAGCACCATTACTTTGTGCAGGCATTACGACATATTCTCCATTAAACCATTGGGGGGCTGGACCAGGTAAGAAAGTAGCTGTGGTTGGTATGGGCGGACTTGGTCATATGGCTGTCAAGATTGCACACGCCATGGGTGCAGAAGTTACCGTCCTGTCACGAACATTGAATAAAAAGGATGATGGCTTGCAATTCGGTGCAGACAACTACTATGCAACAAACGACCTAGAAACATTCGAGAAACTTGCCGGAACATTTGACTTAATTATTAACACGGTAAGTGCAAAAATTGACCTTAATGCTTATTTATCACTGTTAACTTTGGATGGTACTTTAGTAAATGTTGGTGCACCCGCAGAGCCATTGTCTTTAAATGTGTTCTCTCTTATAGGTCATCGCCGTTCATTTGCCGGTTCAATGATTGGAGGCATCCGTGAGACTCAAGAAATGTTGGAGTTCTGTGCAAAATATAACATTGTTCCTAATATTGAAGTAGTTTCGGCTGACCAAATTGATAAAGCCTATGAACGTGTCTTAGCTTCAGATGTCAAGTATCGATTCGTGATTGACATCAGTACAATGTAA